The following proteins come from a genomic window of Mammaliicoccus sp. Marseille-Q6498:
- a CDS encoding BrxA/BrxB family bacilliredoxin — MNAYEQYMKELAQPMRTELTGQGFESLETPEQVTEYMDTVDPNETTFIVVNSVCGCAAGLARPAAVTVALQNEKKPSRIATVFAGQDKEATETMRNYIAQVPSSPSMALFKGSELKYFMPREHIEGRDVQEICMDIKDAFDEYCD, encoded by the coding sequence ATGAATGCATATGAACAATATATGAAAGAATTAGCTCAACCAATGAGAACAGAATTAACAGGACAAGGATTTGAAAGTTTAGAAACACCTGAACAAGTAACAGAATATATGGATACAGTAGATCCAAATGAAACAACATTTATCGTAGTAAATTCAGTTTGTGGTTGTGCAGCAGGATTAGCTAGACCAGCTGCAGTAACAGTAGCTTTACAAAATGAAAAGAAACCATCTAGAATTGCTACAGTATTTGCTGGTCAAGATAAAGAAGCAACTGAAACGATGAGAAATTATATTGCACAAGTACCTTCAAGTCCTTCAATGGCATTATTTAAAGGAAGCGAATTGAAATACTTTATGCCTCGTGAACATATTGAAGGAAGGGATGTCCAAGAAATTTGTATGGACATTAAAGACGCTTTCGATGAATATTGTGACTAA
- a CDS encoding class I SAM-dependent methyltransferase, translating to MNIVTNVRLTTAVKSNASLYKQVEDAFHMLKEIDYINKVTRINRKKLTINQLFKEDTSPLIVFESTGPKLYFSPNTPIYFHQDTAKVKLNMLKENKQPILIQMIDTIMKENSRFNFVDGTMGFGRDSYLILKSYPDATVFAIEQNPLIHFVISEGMKKELTEQELKRIYFINANYNEWIKAHHELVEILYLDHMFEKTLNEFDRMGELSRNIDTPYNVEPIQHYQYLILKAHYKSPLFKQLNVTQCMRKNAKTHYGMGIQKQR from the coding sequence ATGAATATTGTGACTAATGTTAGATTAACAACAGCAGTCAAATCAAATGCATCTCTCTACAAACAAGTAGAAGATGCATTTCATATGTTGAAAGAAATAGATTACATAAATAAAGTAACTCGAATTAATAGAAAGAAATTAACGATTAACCAATTATTTAAAGAAGATACATCACCATTAATCGTATTTGAAAGCACTGGACCAAAGCTATATTTTTCACCAAACACGCCCATATACTTTCATCAAGACACAGCCAAAGTTAAATTAAATATGTTGAAAGAAAATAAACAACCTATATTAATTCAAATGATTGATACAATTATGAAAGAAAATAGTAGATTTAATTTTGTCGATGGCACGATGGGGTTCGGAAGAGACAGCTATTTAATATTAAAAAGTTATCCAGACGCTACAGTATTTGCGATTGAACAAAATCCATTAATACACTTCGTTATCTCTGAAGGCATGAAGAAAGAGCTAACCGAACAAGAATTAAAGAGGATTTACTTTATAAACGCAAATTACAACGAATGGATTAAAGCACATCATGAACTAGTCGAAATCCTTTATTTAGATCATATGTTTGAAAAAACATTAAACGAATTTGATAGAATGGGCGAACTATCTCGAAACATAGATACACCATATAACGTCGAACCTATACAGCATTACCAATACTTAATATTAAAAGCACATTATAAAAGTCCGTTATTCAAACAATTGAACGTAACCCAGTGTATGAGAAAAAACGCTAAGACACATTACGGTATGGGTATACAAAAACAGCGCTAA
- a CDS encoding helix-turn-helix domain-containing protein — protein sequence MKSYSYEKKYEIVLEYLDGKMGYPRLAKKHGVKSITPIRIWVGQYKRFGIEGLKPNKVKQTFTREFKLSVLRYRELNKLSYEETADHFGILSYTTIWKWQKKFEVEKDKNEATIEKRSPPVMKKNKKTNEIHLKENERQELIRLREENENLKAGIEYQKKLQALTQHIEEKRKKR from the coding sequence GTGAAAAGTTATAGTTACGAAAAGAAATATGAAATTGTTCTAGAATACTTGGATGGTAAAATGGGCTATCCTAGATTAGCCAAAAAGCATGGAGTGAAATCTATTACTCCTATAAGAATTTGGGTGGGACAATACAAAAGGTTTGGAATTGAAGGTCTAAAACCGAATAAAGTAAAACAGACATTTACTAGAGAATTCAAGCTATCTGTATTAAGATATAGAGAATTAAATAAGTTGTCTTATGAAGAAACAGCAGATCATTTTGGAATTCTGAGTTATACAACCATTTGGAAATGGCAGAAAAAATTTGAAGTTGAAAAAGATAAAAATGAGGCGACTATAGAGAAGAGGAGCCCTCCTGTAATGAAGAAAAATAAGAAGACAAACGAAATTCATCTCAAGGAAAATGAACGTCAAGAATTAATACGTCTGAGAGAAGAAAATGAAAATTTAAAAGCAGGAATAGAGTATCAAAAAAAGTTACAAGCCTTAACTCAACACATCGAGGAAAAACGAAAGAAAAGGTAA